The nucleotide sequence CGTCGCCGACTCGCTGGTGATCGACACCACCGCGCTGGGCGCCCGCGAGGAGGGCGCGCTGCTCTGCTTCCTCGTGCCGGCGCCGGGGTACGCGCTCGACGACGTCGAGCCCGCTCTGCGGACGGCCCTGCGCAAGGAGCTCTCGCCGCGGCACGTGCCGGACCGGTTCATCGTCGTGGACTCGGTGCCGCGCACGCTGAACGGCAAGAAGTGCGAGGTGCCGGTCAAGAAGATCCTGTCCGGGACGCCGCCGGAGAAGGCGGTCTCCGCAGGTGCGCTGCAGAATCCCGAGTCGCTGAACCCGTTCGTGGAGCTGGCGGAGCGCTGAGTGGAACCGGCCGGGGCCCCGGGTGGGGACCCCGGTTCGACGCCCGGGAGGCGCCGTGTAGTGTTGTCCTCGCTGGTGGCCGTAAGGCACCGAGGAGGCTTCGCCTAGTCTGGTCTATGGCGCCGCACTGCTAATGCGGTTTGGGGTAACCCCCCATCCCGGGTTCAAATCCCGGAGCCTCCGCAGCGGCACGGCGGGCACGATCGGATCCGGCGGGTCGACAACTGAATGAGTAGGCGCCCGTAGCTCAACGGATAGAGCATCTGACTACGGATCAGAAGGTTAGGGGTTCGAATCCCTTCGGGCGCACCAGACAAGATCTAGCCCTGACCAGCACGAACGGTCGGGGCTAGATCTTTTCCAGCGGCCGGAAGTGGATCTCTGGCCACGGTCTTGGCCACAAACGTTGTTAGCTTCCGCGCCATGGACGAGCGAAGCACCGGTGAGCCGACGACGTGGCGGGATCCGTCGGCACGGGAACGGTTGGCAGGCTCGAGTCTCAGCCGGCACTGATCCGAGCACCGGCGAGCGGATCATCCTTCACGAGACGGTGCCGATCGCGGAGGCTCGTACGAAGGCCGCCCGCGAACGCGCCGAACGTGATGCGGACAGAGAGGCCGAGAAGATCCTCACGCGGCTTCAGGCCGAGGTCGACTCTCTGAAGGTTGGCCGCACGAAGGCGACGGTGGACGCTCTCCTGGACCGCTGGATGGCGCAGCACGAGATCGACCCGACCACTCACATGACGTACGACGCCCAGATCCGGCTGTACATCAAGCCCCGGCTGGGCGACGTCCCGCTCGTGCTCTTCATTCGCGGGGCCGCCGAGCGGGTCGAGCCGTTCTACGCCCACCTCCGACGCTGCCGCGGCCTCTGCAACGGCAAGCCTCTCATCGAGGCCCACGTCGCGGACGGTTCACACGACTGTGTCGCGGACGGGTGCCGACCTCATGTCTGCAAGCTCTACGCCGCATCCAGTGTCCGTTCGATCAACGCCATCCCGTCCGGTGCCTGCACGGCCGCAATCCGCTGGGGATGGATCGGGGTCGCCCAGGGCCCGGTCGACTCCTGACCTATGAGGACAGTCTCCCGCTGGATGGATCAGCAATCCGCTCCCGAGGAAGTTCCGCACAGGGGTGGAGGAGGTTCAGGTCGACCGGAGGCAGAACGGGTGCCCGGCCGGGCTGGCGTAGACGCGGCTACCCGCCGGGCCGGCAGGGTCGACGTCGTCCAAGGGTTGCAGTCGACGCCCACCCGCCCGGAGTGCCCGCCGGTCGGCGGCCATGAGGTCGTCCGTCGCCAGGTCCACGTGCATCTGCTGGGAGACGCCGCCCGGCCAGCCCGGCTGAACGTGCCCAGGCGCCAGCTGGATGACGACCACGGGAAGCCCTTCGACCTGCAGGAAGTGGTGGGTCGGGGTTCTGGTGAGGGAGCCACCCAGCAGTTGGTGCCAGAACTCGCTCTCGGGCTCCAATTCGGCTGCGTCGATGATCACTGAAACAAGTCTGGTCGTCATGGTCGTCCTTCGTGCTCTGTCGGTACCGGGCTCACACCATCGGGAGGATTCCGCCGTCGACCCGGAACTCGGCTCCCGAGAGCCATCTCGCGCGATC is from Pseudonocardia autotrophica and encodes:
- a CDS encoding VOC family protein, yielding MIIDAAELEPESEFWHQLLGGSLTRTPTHHFLQVEGLPVVVIQLAPGHVQPGWPGGVSQQMHVDLATDDLMAADRRALRAGGRRLQPLDDVDPAGPAGSRVYASPAGHPFCLRST